TCGGCGGCGGCGTTACGGGCCTCGGCGGAGGTGCGGCCGTTGCTCGAGCATCCGGTCAGGGCCATGGCTCCCACCACGGCACCGGCGAGGATCATGAGCTTGGCGGTCCGCGTCGTCGTGTTCGTGCGTCGTTCGTTCTGCATCGTCCTGCGTCCTCTCACCCGTCTGCTCGGGCTCAGGCTTCTGAACGCGTGGTCACTGCACGCGTCCGGCTGTTGCTTACCTTCGGCCTTTTTGGGGCCACGCTGAACCGGACACGCACGTGCGCGGCCGGGTGATGGGGTTATCAGTCCTGCGAGGTGTTCTCGGAACCCACGCCGTCGGCCGAGTCGGTCTCGAGTTGGCCTTCGTCGGTCTCGCCCGCGTCGGTCTTGTCGCCTGACGGGGCGCTCGAGGTCGACGGGGCTTTGGTGGCATCCCAGCTGGTCGGCTCGGTGTAGCCGTCGCGCGACACGCTGGGCGACCACTCGAACTTGTTGAAGCTGAGCGAACCAAGGAGCGCCGTCTCGAACTGGTCCTCGATCTGGGCTTCGACCTCGGCCTCGACGGGGCTCGACGCATCGAAGCTCGGCGTGAACTCGACGGGTTCGGGCGTCTTTGCTTCGGCCGGCTCAGTCGTCGGCTCGGCGGCCTCCTCGGCCTCGCTGGTCGCGATGGTCAGCGGGGCGTTGGCGGTGGTCCCGTCGGTCGACTCGGCCACGATCTCGCCCGTGCCTGCCTCGGGCGCTGGTTCGAGCGTTTCGACCTGCTCGGCCCCCTGGGCTTCTGCCAGGCGAGCGGCCTCGAGTGCCGCGGCGTCGGCTGCGGCCATGGCGGCGGCCTCTTCTTCGGCAGCCTGCTCGGCAGCGGCGAGCGCGGCCGCCTCGGCCTTGCGTTCGGCCTCGCGCTGGGCAATGACGTCCAGCGGAAGCACACGGATGACCTTGCCCTCCTCGACGTAGCCGAGGTTCTGCTGGCCGAGCACGGCGTCGAGCGTTTCCTCGAGCGTGAGTCCGTAAAGTGAGGCGCTCACGGTGCCGGCCACGTCGGGCGACACGATGATGCTCCGTCGGGCCTGGCTGGACAGGTCTCGCAGGAAGGTCGGGAGGGGGGCGTCTTCGACGGCAACATCGAAGGTGCGTGCCTCGCTGTCATAGGTGATGGCGGGCGTTTCATCGGCGGTCGTGGTCTCGACGTCGTCGCTCACCGTCTCGGCCTGGCCCTCGACGGGCTCGTCGGTCGTCTGGCCCGCGGCAGCGCCGATCTCGGCCTGGGCGAGGCTGTTGATCCAGTCCGAACCCTCGAAGGCGCTCTCGCTGGACTCGGCCGACTCGATGGCTTCTTCGCCGGCGTTCTCGGCAACGATGGTCTCGCGAGCGCTTGCGAGTTCGGTCTCTTCGAAGCTGTCATCGGCCGCGGCGATCGCCTCGGCTTCGGCGGCGAGGGGGTCGACCGGCTCGAGTTCTTCGGTGGTCTCGTTGACGCCCTCGCTTGCCGTGGCGATCGTGGCCCCGGTTTCGACGTCGGTATCGGACGCGTTCTCAGCGTCGGTCCCGGTCACGGTCTCGGCCTGGGCCACGGCAGTGTCGCCTTCACCGGCCTCTGTCGTGGATTCGTCGGTGGCATCTTCGTCCGTGGTGTCGCTCTCGGCGGCTTCGACGAGCGTGTCGATCTCGCCCTCGAGCGAGGCGCCCTCGTCGATCATGTCGACCTTGGTGGGCACGTACATCTCACCGTGCTCATCGAGGTAGAGGTCCATCTCGGTGTGGAAGGTGCTCTGGAGGATGCTCTGCATGGGCCAGTCCTGGGTCTTGGTCGTCAGCCGCTCGAGCAGCAGACGGGCCTGGGGCTGGTTGGGGTTGAGCGAGAGCGAGCGGCGAACGCAGTAGAGGGCCTTCTTGGTGTTGCCATCTGCGGCGTGCTGCTGGGCTTCGACGAGCAGACGCGAGGCCTGCTTGTCGCGGCTGAAGGGCAGCAGCCCTTCCCGTGTCCCGGCCACGGCGCTATCGATGAGGCTCTTGGCGCGCTCGGCGTGCTCGGAGACGATCTGGTCGTTCACGATCGTGGGCGTGATCATGAAGATGATCTCGGCGCGATCGGTGCTGTCCTCGCGACCACGGAACGGAGCGCCGATGAACGGCAGGTCGGCGATCCAGGGCACCTGGCGGCGGGTGTACTGCGTCCGCTCGCGGAACAGGCCGCCCAGGACGATGGTCTGGCCGTCGCGGACCATGACGTTGGCGGTCAGTTCATTGGTGGTCTCGTCGGGGATGGTTACGGCGGCGCCGCCCGAATCGGTGGCGTCGCGGATGACGGCCTCGGAGACCTGCGGCTTGAGTTCCATGCGGATCAGGCCATCGCGTGAGACGAAGGGTCGGAAGTAGAGCTGGGTACCAGTATCCAGGAATTCGACGGTCTGGGTCGTGCCCGTCTGCGTCGTGGTGCTGCTCAGGTAGCCGACGCGCTCACCCACGAGCACGCGGGCGGGCTGGCGGTTGAGCGTGAGGACCTTGGGCCGCGCGATGATGGTGGTGTCGGTCACCTCGTCGAGCACGCGGAGGAAGGCGGCAAAGTCGCCGTCGACGTAGCCGACCTTCAGCGAGGCGGGGCCGGCGGTGCGGCCGACGCTGGACACGGCGCCGTTGGCGCTGCCGTTGTTCGAGCTGGGCAGGGCGGTGGGCGAGCCGGCGACGTTTTCGCCCTGACCGTCGATCAGGTTGTTGACGGCGTTGAGCGGGCCGCCCAAGAAGTCGCCGAAGTTCATGTTGCCGATGATCGAGAAGTCGACGCCGAAGGCGTTGTTCTCGGTCAGTGCGGCCTGGAGGATGGTGGCTTCGACCAGCACCTGGCTTGGCTTGGTGTCGATCTGCACCAGCAGGTCGCGGATGGCGTCGACGTTCTCCTCGAAGTCGACGACGACGATGAACGCCTCGGTGGCCAGGTCATCGGCGCCCACGGGGGCGTTATCGGGAATCTGGAAGGGCG
This portion of the Phycisphaerales bacterium genome encodes:
- a CDS encoding secretin and TonB N-terminal domain-containing protein, which translates into the protein MTVHSNKQTASSKNTTLTTASAAALGALAGSPAALAQSGDAFSLEKAPELISADTTQKGDQARVPIEGEIKVDEHLIVDLHVVDEDLADVLQLLSIQSQRNIVASKNVAANVTATLYGVTFYEALDAILHVNGFGYVEEGNFIYVYTAEEIKTLIESSRERTTAVIPLDYINSSDAAEFAQALLSENGQIKAPGKTSPFQIPDNAPVGADDLATEAFIVVVDFEENVDAIRDLLVQIDTKPSQVLVEATILQAALTENNAFGVDFSIIGNMNFGDFLGGPLNAVNNLIDGQGENVAGSPTALPSSNNGSANGAVSSVGRTAGPASLKVGYVDGDFAAFLRVLDEVTDTTIIARPKVLTLNRQPARVLVGERVGYLSSTTTQTGTTQTVEFLDTGTQLYFRPFVSRDGLIRMELKPQVSEAVIRDATDSGGAAVTIPDETTNELTANVMVRDGQTIVLGGLFRERTQYTRRQVPWIADLPFIGAPFRGREDSTDRAEIIFMITPTIVNDQIVSEHAERAKSLIDSAVAGTREGLLPFSRDKQASRLLVEAQQHAADGNTKKALYCVRRSLSLNPNQPQARLLLERLTTKTQDWPMQSILQSTFHTEMDLYLDEHGEMYVPTKVDMIDEGASLEGEIDTLVEAAESDTTDEDATDESTTEAGEGDTAVAQAETVTGTDAENASDTDVETGATIATASEGVNETTEELEPVDPLAAEAEAIAAADDSFEETELASARETIVAENAGEEAIESAESSESAFEGSDWINSLAQAEIGAAAGQTTDEPVEGQAETVSDDVETTTADETPAITYDSEARTFDVAVEDAPLPTFLRDLSSQARRSIIVSPDVAGTVSASLYGLTLEETLDAVLGQQNLGYVEEGKVIRVLPLDVIAQREAERKAEAAALAAAEQAAEEEAAAMAAADAAALEAARLAEAQGAEQVETLEPAPEAGTGEIVAESTDGTTANAPLTIATSEAEEAAEPTTEPAEAKTPEPVEFTPSFDASSPVEAEVEAQIEDQFETALLGSLSFNKFEWSPSVSRDGYTEPTSWDATKAPSTSSAPSGDKTDAGETDEGQLETDSADGVGSENTSQD